A genome region from Scyliorhinus canicula chromosome 16, sScyCan1.1, whole genome shotgun sequence includes the following:
- the LOC119950747 gene encoding tumor necrosis factor receptor superfamily member 1B-like isoform X2, whose product MCCSRCSAGMRALQACTAVADTVCGSCGPNQYTEHWNTLKKCMACVAHCDKDQEMVQDCTSSSKRICQCREGMHCIDFTKDTCNRCRRNTECQTGLGVIKQGTKQSDVKCAPCPAGTFSNNVSSTEPCRPHTDCAMLRRKTSQNGTSTTNAICSNKLLPPPAVTRDASLTPRPSSSALTQVTHMTEAERESAITPINEISVSPTPTLKPISEGFPTVHWVILICVFLFAILIAVPIVIMVCRKTRGRKSDRWDQNANVPKGLNDPVDRVCLIAVPENALEAERPQDGMRVQDGDVTGSASRSERLCSLSRSSSSGSGGVRKKPGIGSNAKEEEQAQTHLALSHLNNYSRIDSQEDQGYISRESRPSSGAPSPVMEFSGNPTVSVTINTGKCYVNCCHRQGGGAAGPVSAEEDFPAAEEDFPAPEEEEGTEVDEGFPIQEEQKACEPEEWKEAGVPVEAESECCWRQYNSVQHCEDGERLQLPVQDTSGNTY is encoded by the exons ATGTGCTGCAGCAGATGTTCAGCAG gtATGCGGGCATTGCAGGCATGTACAGCGGTGGCAGACACAGTGTGTGGATCCTGTGGGCCTAACCAATACACTGAACACTGGAACACGCTGAAGAAATGTATGGCATGTGTAGCCCACTGCGACAAAG ACCAGGAAATGGTTCAGGACTGCACCTCATCCTCCAAGAGGATTTGCCAATGTCGTGAGGGCATGCACTGTATCGATTTTACAAAGGATACTTGTaaccggtgccggagaaacaCTGAATGCCAGACGGGTCTGGGTGTCATTAAACAAG GAACTAAACAAAGTGATGTAAAATGTGCACCGTGTCCTGCCGGAACGTTCtccaataatgtctcttccactgaGCCCTGCCGCCCACACACTGA TTGCGCAATGCTGAGGAGGAAGACTTCACAAAATGGGACCAGCACCACAAATGCAATTTGCAGCAATAAATTATTACCACCGCCCGCTGTGACGAGAGATGCATCGTTGACACCTAGACCCAGCTCTTCTGCTCTAACACAG GTCACACATATGACTGAGGCAGAACGTGAAAGTGCCATCACTCCCATCAATGAAATATCAGTTAGTCCGACACCCACCTTGAAACCGATCAGTGAAGGCTTTCCAACTGTCCATTGGGTAATAT TGATCTGTGTTTTTCTTTTCGCCATTTTGATCGCTGTGCCAATTGTGATTATGGTTTGTCGCAAAACAAGAG GGAGGAAGTCTGACCGCTGGGATCAGAATGCCAATGTG CCAAAGGGGTTGAATGACCCGGTGGACAGGGTTTGTTTAATTGCTGTACCTGAAAATGCGCTGGAGGCTGAGCGCCCCCAGGACGGGATGCGTGTGCAAGATGGTGATGTAACAGGATCAGCGTCCAGGTCGGAGCGCCTCTGCTCACTATCCCGATCCAGCAGCAGTGGCTCAGGAGGTGTCAGAAAGAAGCCAGGCATCGGGTCCAACGCTAAGGAGGAGGAACAGGCACAGACCCACCTCGCGCTCTCACATTTGAACAATTACTCACGGATAGATTCCCAGGAAGACCAGGGATACATCAGCAGGGAATCCCGGCCCAGCTCAG GAGCCCCGTCACCTGTGATGGAATTCAGTGGAAACCCGACTGTGAGTGTTACGATAAATACCGGCAAGTGTTACGTCAACTGCTGCCATCGTCAGGGAGGTGGGGCGGCTGGACCGGTCTCTGCCGAGGAGGATTTTCCTGCTGCCGAGGAGGATTTTCCTGCtccggaggaggaggaaggaactgaagtggATGAAGGGTTTCCGATCCAAGAGGAACAGAAGGCCTGCGAGCCGGAGGAATGGAAAGAAGCTGGTGTTCCAGTGGAGGCTGAGAGTGAATGTTGCTGGCGACAGTATAACTCAGTGCAACATTGCGAGGATGGGGAGAGGTTGCAGCTCCCAGTCCAGGACACTTCTGGGAACACTTACTGA
- the LOC119950747 gene encoding tumor necrosis factor receptor superfamily member 1B-like isoform X1: MCCSRCSAGMRALQACTAVADTVCGSCGPNQYTEHWNTLKKCMACVAHCDKDQEMVQDCTSSSKRICQCREGMHCIDFTKDTCNRCRRNTECQTGLGVIKQGTKQSDVKCAPCPAGTFSNNVSSTEPCRPHTDCAMLRRKTSQNGTSTTNAICSNKLLPPPAVTRDASLTPRPSSSALTQVTHMTEAERESAITPINEISVSPTPTLKPISEGFPTVHWVILICVFLFAILIAVPIVIMVCRKTRGRKSDRWDQNANVPKGLNDPVDRVCLIAVPENALEAERPQDGMRVQDGDVTGSASRSERLCSLSRSSSSGSGGVRKKPGIGSNAKEEEQAQTHLALSHLNNYSRIDSQEDQGYISRESRPSSAGAPSPVMEFSGNPTVSVTINTGKCYVNCCHRQGGGAAGPVSAEEDFPAAEEDFPAPEEEEGTEVDEGFPIQEEQKACEPEEWKEAGVPVEAESECCWRQYNSVQHCEDGERLQLPVQDTSGNTY; encoded by the exons ATGTGCTGCAGCAGATGTTCAGCAG gtATGCGGGCATTGCAGGCATGTACAGCGGTGGCAGACACAGTGTGTGGATCCTGTGGGCCTAACCAATACACTGAACACTGGAACACGCTGAAGAAATGTATGGCATGTGTAGCCCACTGCGACAAAG ACCAGGAAATGGTTCAGGACTGCACCTCATCCTCCAAGAGGATTTGCCAATGTCGTGAGGGCATGCACTGTATCGATTTTACAAAGGATACTTGTaaccggtgccggagaaacaCTGAATGCCAGACGGGTCTGGGTGTCATTAAACAAG GAACTAAACAAAGTGATGTAAAATGTGCACCGTGTCCTGCCGGAACGTTCtccaataatgtctcttccactgaGCCCTGCCGCCCACACACTGA TTGCGCAATGCTGAGGAGGAAGACTTCACAAAATGGGACCAGCACCACAAATGCAATTTGCAGCAATAAATTATTACCACCGCCCGCTGTGACGAGAGATGCATCGTTGACACCTAGACCCAGCTCTTCTGCTCTAACACAG GTCACACATATGACTGAGGCAGAACGTGAAAGTGCCATCACTCCCATCAATGAAATATCAGTTAGTCCGACACCCACCTTGAAACCGATCAGTGAAGGCTTTCCAACTGTCCATTGGGTAATAT TGATCTGTGTTTTTCTTTTCGCCATTTTGATCGCTGTGCCAATTGTGATTATGGTTTGTCGCAAAACAAGAG GGAGGAAGTCTGACCGCTGGGATCAGAATGCCAATGTG CCAAAGGGGTTGAATGACCCGGTGGACAGGGTTTGTTTAATTGCTGTACCTGAAAATGCGCTGGAGGCTGAGCGCCCCCAGGACGGGATGCGTGTGCAAGATGGTGATGTAACAGGATCAGCGTCCAGGTCGGAGCGCCTCTGCTCACTATCCCGATCCAGCAGCAGTGGCTCAGGAGGTGTCAGAAAGAAGCCAGGCATCGGGTCCAACGCTAAGGAGGAGGAACAGGCACAGACCCACCTCGCGCTCTCACATTTGAACAATTACTCACGGATAGATTCCCAGGAAGACCAGGGATACATCAGCAGGGAATCCCGGCCCAGCTCAG CAGGAGCCCCGTCACCTGTGATGGAATTCAGTGGAAACCCGACTGTGAGTGTTACGATAAATACCGGCAAGTGTTACGTCAACTGCTGCCATCGTCAGGGAGGTGGGGCGGCTGGACCGGTCTCTGCCGAGGAGGATTTTCCTGCTGCCGAGGAGGATTTTCCTGCtccggaggaggaggaaggaactgaagtggATGAAGGGTTTCCGATCCAAGAGGAACAGAAGGCCTGCGAGCCGGAGGAATGGAAAGAAGCTGGTGTTCCAGTGGAGGCTGAGAGTGAATGTTGCTGGCGACAGTATAACTCAGTGCAACATTGCGAGGATGGGGAGAGGTTGCAGCTCCCAGTCCAGGACACTTCTGGGAACACTTACTGA